The nucleotide window CTACTTCTTTATGAAGATTTTGAGGTGTTATCTGTGAAAGGAGTTCTTCTAGTGTTTGTCTTTTGGGCTCAATTACCAATTTGCCGTTCTCAAATTTCATTTCAACCTTCGAGTTTGGAGCGAGTCCTAGCTCTTTAGCAAAAGCAGAAGGAATTCTGACGGCTAAGCTGTTTCCCCACTTTTGAACCTTAATTAGCA belongs to Thermovibrio guaymasensis and includes:
- a CDS encoding AbrB/MazE/SpoVT family DNA-binding domain-containing protein, with product MKVQKWGNSLAVRIPSAFAKELGLAPNSKVEMKFENGKLVIEPKRQTLEELLSQITPQNLHKEVDWGDKVGKEEW